One genomic region from Yamadazyma tenuis chromosome 4, complete sequence encodes:
- the ADK1 gene encoding Adenylate kinase (EggNog:ENOG503NV5B; COG:F) encodes MTVEDLKNTVAKLQDRINQLEKKAGIIPDVPKSIRMVLIGPPGAGKGTQAPNLKEKFCACHLATGDMLRAQVAAKTQLGVEAKKIMDQGGLISDEIMVNMIKSELENNAECKSGFILDGFPRTIPQAEKLDDMLNERKTPLENAVELKIDDELLVARITGRLVHPSSGRSYHKLFNPPKREMTDDITGEPLVQRSDDNEDALKKRLVTYHKQTEPIVEYYQKTKIWSSIDASQKPANVWSDILKCLGQK; translated from the coding sequence ATGACTGTagaagatttgaaaaatactGTTGCTAAGTTGCAAGACAGAATTAaccaattggaaaagaaagCCGGAATCATTCCTGATGTCCCCAAATCCATCAgaatggtgttgatcgGACCTCCAGGAGCCGGGAAAGGTACTCAAGCACCtaacttgaaagaaaagttTTGTGCTTGTCATTTAGCTACTGGAGACATGTTGAGAGCTCAAGTTGCTGCTAAAACCCAATTGGGTGTTGAGGCCAAGAAGATTATGGATCAAGGTGGATTAATCAGTGATGAAATTATGGTTAACATGATTAAATCCGAATTGGAAAACAACGCTGAATGCAAAAGTGGTTTCATTTTAGACGGATTCCCAAGAACTATTCCTCAAgctgaaaaattggatGATATGTTGAACGAAAGGAAAACTCCTTTGGAAAACGCAGTGGAATTGAAAATCGATGATGAATTGTTGGTTGCCAGAATTACTGGAAGATTGGTTCACCCATCTTCTGGAAGATCTTaccacaaactcttcaacCCTCCAAAGAGAGAAATGACTGATGACATCACTGGTGAACCATTGGTGCAAAGGTCTGACGATAATGAGGATGCCTTGAAAAAGAGATTAGTGACTTACCACAAGCAGACCGAAccaattgttgaatatTACCAAAAAACCAAAATTTGGTCTAGCATCGATGCTTCTCAAAAGCCAGCCAATGTATGGTCGGACATATTAAAATGCTTGGGTCAAAAATAA
- the BUD16 gene encoding Putative pyridoxal kinase (EggNog:ENOG503NX2N; COG:H), with protein MSTVLTVSSHVVHGYVGNKAIIFPLQCTHWEVDNINTVNFSNHTGYGKFKGDSITPQLLTRLLDNVQPFKFLITGYIPNKTLIETLSKYLSQAREPPHSKLPFVFLMDPILGDEDQLYVDPSCVNSFKDLLYQNYIDIITPNQFELELLTDVKIKTVPNLVSALNKLKVQNIQFVIVTSCRFSPEEKFLYCVISTSSNSDIKYFKVPLIESYFTGVGDLFTGLLINKLYANYYSKANCELLDDLECLSISVNQVLTTMTKILKRTNEIGLRSGRTAEMGSLNIGPYELDLINSRDLFACKDCEFEEHTLINSFI; from the coding sequence ATGTCAACAGTTTTGACGGTGTCCTCACATGTAGTACATGGATATGTTGGGAACAAGGCCATAATATTCCCTCTTCAATGCACTCACTGGGAAGTTGATAACATTAACACCGTCAATTTTTCCAATCACACGGGTTACGGAAAGTTTAAAGGGGACAGCATCACTCCCCAATTGTTAACGAGATTATTAGACAACGTCCAGccattcaagttcttgatcacaGGATACATTCCGAACAAGACTTTGATCGAAACCCTACTGAAATACCTTTCTCAAGCCCGAGAACCTCCTCATTCTAAGCTACCAtttgttttcttgatgGACCCAATATTGGGTGATGAAGATCAGCTTTATGTAGATCCATCTTGTGTCAACAGCTTCAAGGACTTGCTTTATCAGAATTATATTGACATCATAACTCCAAACCAATTCGAATTGGAACTTTTGACGGATGTCAAGATAAAGACAGTTCCCAATTTAGTGAGTgccttgaacaagttaaaAGTTCAAAATATCCAGTTTGTGATTGTCACTAGCTGCAGATTCTCGCCCGAAGAAAAGTTCCTATACTGTGTGATCTCGACCTCCTCCAATTCGGACatcaaatacttcaaaGTTCCTTTGATTGAATCATATTTTACCGGAGTGGGTGATTTGTTCACCgggttgttgatcaataagCTATACGCAAACTACTATTCCAAAGCAAATTGTGAGCTTCTAGATGACCTCGAGTGCTTATCCATATCAGTGAACCAGGTGTTGACGACGATGACGAAAATCCTCAAAAGAACGAACGAAATTGGTTTGAGGTCAGGAAGAACAGCAGAAATGGGTAGTTTGAATATAGGGCCCTATGAgttggatttgatcaactcacGAGATTTGTTTGCTTGCAAAGACTGTGAATTCGAAGAACATACATTGATAAATTCCTTCATATAG
- a CDS encoding uncharacterized protein (EggNog:ENOG503Q3TA; COG:S) — MTNNTLFNLAKRVHYNDVKTLPHYGQRYGTSGIWVAKPTQRSKSDPMIIYSHGGGYFMQTQLEQMKTLIALYNSIDASKNVSLLFLDYDLVCRGHKFPRQLRQLDSIYQKLVDEGNTNLILFGDSAGAHLSISYTEYLKEEKPYLINPTKLVLISPWVDLMANLDDYKPGKSYYEGQNRDLINFKQFRREHEILFIDDEKKHLHPYFAWSNKQTVDWNTNKFFANEKSEVFLLYGEDESFRDHIHKWSQDVFGVKEIIWSNDSNNKLLPEFEVTSSKKGRAKLTCFVEPWGLHDALFFMEYDIIKRYKKDVDPERYFAFTRLVKYLNESL; from the coding sequence ATGACCAATAACACgttattcaacttggcaaAACGAGTGCACTACAATGATGTAAAAACCTTACCGCATTATGGACAAAGATATGGGACCTCAGGAATTTGGGTTGCAAAACCCACGCAAAGATCCAAATCCGATCCAATGATAATATATAGTCATGGAGGAGGATACTTTATGCAGACCCAATTAGAGCAGATGAAAACGTTGATTGCTTTATACAATTCAATCGATGCCAGCAAGAATGTATCATTATTATTTTTAGATTACGACTTGGTTTGTCGGGGCCACAAGTTTCCTAGACAATTAAGACAGTTGGATAGTATTTATcagaagttggtggatgaagGAAATACCAACCTCATTTTATTCGGGGATTCCGCTGGTGCTCATTTATCCATTAGTTATACCGAATACCTTAAGGAAGAAAAGCCATACTTGATAAACCCCACCAAGCTTGTGTTGATATCTCCATGGGTAGATTTGATGGCTAATTTAGATGACTACAAGCCAGGAAAATCATACTACGAAGGCCAAAACAGGGATTTGATTAACTTCAAACAGTTCAGACGGGAGCATgagattttgttcattgatgatgagaagaaACACCTCCACCCATACTTTGCGTGGTCAAATAAACAAACTGTCGATTGGAATACAAACAAATTCTTCGCCAACGAAAAGAGTGAAGTCTTTTTACTCTACGGGGAAGACGAATCTTTTAGAGATCATATTCACAAATGGTCTCAGGATGTATTTGGGgtgaaagaaatcatcTGGTCTAACGATTCCAATAATAAGCTATTACCTGAGTTTGAGGTTACCAGCAGTAAAAAAGGAAGAGCTAAACTCACATGCTTTGTTGAGCCTTGGGGATTGCATGATGCCTTGTTTTTCATGGAGTATGATATCATTAAGAGATATAAGAAGGATGTTGATCCTGAGCGGTACTTTGCATTTACTAGATTAGTGAAATACTTGAACGAATCATTGTGA
- the SHM2 gene encoding Serine hydroxymethyltransferase, cytosolic (COG:H; BUSCO:EOG09264F60; EggNog:ENOG503NVHZ): MSKETEFPSTGSANLSPSQSHITRKRRSSSLIQHLEPDTQDTKIDQQLNPNLNADWVHYKGAWIVHIVIIVLLKIFFNFITILDNNWKWTLTNLTYNIGSYIMFHQVKGTPFEFNSGAYDNLTMWEQIDNGDQYTPTKKFLMLVPIGLFLVSTHYSYYNLNLFILNGVSCLKIPPSKMVYALSEKHRQLTESSLASYDPEVDAIIKDEIERQKHSIVLIASENFTTKSVFDALGTPMCNKYSEGYPGARYYGGNEHIDRMEILCQERALKAFNLTSDKWGVNVQTLSGSPANLQVYQALMKPHERLMGLDLPHGGHLSHGYQTDARKISAVSTYFETMPYRVDLETGIIDYDMLEKTALLYRPKILVAGTSAYCRLIDYKKMREIADKVGAYLVVDMAHISGLIAAGVIPSPFEYADVVTTTTHKSLRGPRGAMIFFRRGVRSVNPKTGEEILYDLENPINFSVFPGHQGGPHNHTISALATALKQAAAPEFKEYQLQVLKNAKILEQEFLSRGYNLVSNGTDSHMVLVSLKDKKMDGARVETICENINIALNKNSIPGDKSALVPGGIRIGAPAMTTRGLGEEDFKKIVSYIDQAVIIAKEIQDSLPKSANRLRDFKAAVVQGSEQISSLKQEISAWAGEFPLAT, from the exons ATGTCCAAAGAAACAGAATTCCCTAGCACTGGCTCTGCTAACTTATCACCTTCGCAATCGCATATTACTCGAAAGAGAAGATCCTCTTCCTTGATCCAGCATTTGGAACCTGACACCCAGGACACAaaaattgatcaacaactaAATCCTAATTTGAATGCCGATTGGGTTCATTATAAAGGTGCATGGATCGTACATATTGTGATTATTGTTCTTCTCAagatattcttcaacttcatcaccataTTAGACAATAACTGGAAATGGACCTTAACAAACTTAACCTACAATATCGGCTCCTATATAATGTTTCATCAAGTGAAGGGTACCCCTTTCGAGTTCAATAGCGGTGCTTACGATAATTTAACTATGTGGGAGCAGATCGATAATGGAGATCAATATACCCCtaccaagaagtttttgatgttAGTGCCTATTGGTCTATTCCTAGTTAGTACTCACTACAGTTATTAtaacttgaatttgtttATATTGAATGGTGTTAGTTGTTT GAAAATCCCACCTTCTAAAATGGTTTACGCTTTAAGTGAAAAACACAGACAATTGACCGAAAGCTCGTTGGCTTCCTATGATCCAGAAGTTGATGCTATCATCAAggatgaaattgaaagacAAAAACACTCCATCGTTTTGATCGCCTCTGAAAACTTCACCACTAAATCTGTTTTTGATGCATTGGGAACTCCGATGTGTAACAAATACAGTGAAGGTTATCCAGGTGCTAGATACTATGGTGGTAACGAACATATCGACAGGATGGAAATCTTGTGTCAAGAAAGAGCTTTAAAAgctttcaacttgacaagTGATAAGTGGGGTGTTAATGTACAGACTTTATCTGGATCACCTGCTAACTTACAAGTTTACCAAGCGTTGATGAAGCCTCACGAGAGATTGATGGGCTTGGACTTGCCTCATGGTGGCCACTTGTCTCATGGTTACCAAACAGACGCCAGAAAGATTTCTGCCGTCTCTACCTACTTCGAAACCATGCCTTACAGGGTCGATTTGGAAACTGGCATTATTGACTACGACATGTTGGAAAAAACAGCTTTATTATACAGACCAAAAATTTTGGTGGCTGGTACTTCAGCTTATTGTCGATTGATTGACTACAAAAAGATGAGAGAAATTGCTGACAAGGTTGGTGCTTACTTGGTTGTGGACATGGCTCACATTTCAGGTTTAATCGCTGCTGGAGTCATCCCCTCTCCCTTCGAGTACGCTGACGTTGTTACTACCACTACTCATAAATCTTTGAGAGGCCCAAGAGGTGCTatgatcttcttcagaagaGGAGTTAGATCTGTCAACCCCAAGACTGGTGAGGAAATCTTATATGACTTAGAAAACCCAATCAATTTCTCTGTTTTTCCTGGTCACCAAGGTGGTCCACACAACCACACTATTTCTGCTTTAGCCACTGCTTTGAAACAGGCTGCTGCCCCAGAGTTTAAGGAATACCAATTacaggtgttgaagaatgctAAAATATTAGAGCAAGAATTTTTGTCTCGCGGCTACAACTTAGTTAGTAATGGTACTGACTCTCATATGGTTTTGGtgtctttgaaagataaGAAGATGGATGGTGCTAGGGTTGAAACTATCTGCGAAAATATCAACATTGCTTTGAATAAGAACTCCATCCCAGGTGATAAGTCTGCTTTAGTTCCAGGTGGTATCAGAATTGGAGCTCCAGCAATGACGACCAGAGGATTGGGTGAagaagacttcaagaagattgttAGTTACATTGACCAAGCCGTTATTATCGCCAAAGAGATTCAAGACAGTTTGCCAAAGAGCGCTAACAGGTTGAGAGACTTCAAAGCTGctgttgttcaaggtaGTGAACAGATCTCGAGCTTGAAACAAGAAATTAGTGCTTGGGCCGGTGAATTTCCATTAGCCACTTAA
- the HAC1 gene encoding transcription factor that binds to CRE motif (COG:K; EggNog:ENOG503P5H7): MDIKTTLPPRKRAKTEEEKEQRRIERILRNRRAAHQSREKKRKYVEYLEGYISRLTSNLDNYHHNQEFLLSKINSSGSDMSSIRSNLKKIDNLVEYQDFKFQPSSTVRRSSIGDYSADLDSNENGADASANNDDVSPDSYNNEEDSFPVPVEKSTQPADDSVVDSSDFSPDEADFNLLINPVDNYLSPVSIDSPANSPIDLSLIDLNYVHNSSNHLGLLDSDQSPMDLEHNSEVVVVTI; encoded by the coding sequence ATGGATATTAAGACTACTTtaccaccaagaaagagaGCTAagacagaagaagaaaaggagCAGAGAAGAATCGAACGTATTTTGAGAAACAGGAGAGCAGCCCATCAGTCAAGAGAAAAAAAGAGGAAATATGTGGAATATTTGGAAGGCTACATCAGTAGGTTAACGTCTAATTTGGATAACTATCATCACAACCAAGAGTTTTTATTGTCAAAGATTAATTCTTCTGGAAGTGATATGTCTTCTATTAgatccaacttgaaaaagattgATAACTTGGTCGAGTatcaagatttcaaattccaACCTTCTTCGACTGTGAGGAGATCTAGTATCGGTGACTATAGTGCCGATCTTGACTCTAATGAAAATGGGGCAGATGCGTCGGCCAATAATGACGATGTATCGCCTGATTCTTACAATAACGAGGAAGATTCTTTCCCTGTTCCTGTTGAAAAATCAACCCAACCAGCTGATGATTCAGTAGTCGATTCATCTGACTTTTCGCCAGATGAAGCCGACtttaacttgttgataaacCCAGTTGATAATTATTTATCACCTGTGTCGATCGATTCACCAGCAAACTCTCCCATTGATTTATCGTTGATTGATTTGAATTATGTTCACAATAGTTCGAATCATTTGGGTCTACTTGACTCAGACCAAAGTCCCATGGATTTAGAGCACAACTCAGAAGTAGTTGTGGTTACCATATAA
- the GLK1 gene encoding glucokinase (COG:G; EggNog:ENOG503NW32) has protein sequence MNSQLKEVVDKVAAEYSISNEFLIKATDKFEESMDQGLKSSPAREYMPMIPTFVTDIPTGKERGLFLAGDLGGTNFRVCSIYLNGDHSFDLKQSKFKIPLDLMTNSTAEDLFSYLATKVDAFLDEHHKEFRAEGSEILKLGFTFSFPVNQTALNKGTLIRWTKGFDLPDCVDKDVVELLQTHLDNLKANVKVAALANDTVGTLLSRAYSNNSSQSKTNTIVGAIFGTGTNGAYFETFDKIPKLDSSKFKDKTGMVINTEWGSFDNTLEILPSTRYDKIIDAQTSNPGYHLFEKRISGMFLGELLRVTLIDLFEQNHIFVELFKSRGGTLPHRLAEPWLLDAEVLSYLQIDDSTDLKMSELILQNHLRLPTTKEERLVIQTLTKAIAHRAAYLSAVPLAAIARRVAEQYKDDENDFEFGLDGSVIEFYPGFKDSVLEAINIINPLKGSNKKIHLSIAKDGSGVGAALCASTAL, from the coding sequence ATGAATTCTCAATTAAAGGAAGTAGTAGATAAGGTTGCTGCTGAGTATTCTATCAGCAAtgagttcttgatcaaggccACCGacaaatttgaagaatctATGGACCAAGGTTTGAAATCTTCTCCTGCCAGAGAATACATGCCAATGATTCCCACCTTTGTCACTGATATCCCTACTGGAAAAGAAAGAGGCTTGTTCTTAGCAGGTGACTTAGGTGGTACCAACTTCAGGGTTTGCTCTATTTATTTGAATGGGGACCACTCATTTGACTTGAAGcagtccaagttcaagattcctttggatttgatgaCAAATTCTACTGCTGAAGACCTTTTCAGCTACCTAGCAACAAAGGTTGATGCCTTCTTGGATGAGCACCATAAAGAATTTAGAGCTGAAGGTAGTGAAATTTTGAAATTGGGATTCACTTTTTCTTTCCCAGTGAACCAAACTGCATTAAATAAAGGTACTTTGATAAGATGGACTAAAGGATTCGATTTACCAGATTGTGTGGATAAAGATGTAGTAGAGTTGTTACAAACCCATCTCGATAACTTAAAAGCCAATGTTAAGGTTGCTGCCTTGGCGAATGATACTGTTGGTACTTTGTTATCTAGAGCCTACTCCAATAACTCTTCACAATCCAAAACCAACACTATCGTTGGAGCAATTTTCGGAACTGGTACTAATGGTGCTTACTTCGAAACCTTCGACAAGATTCCCAAATTGGACTCTTCGAAATTCAAAGACAAGACTGGGATGGTCATCAATACTGAATGGGGCTCATTTGACAATACTCTAGAGATATTACCAAGCACCCGATATGATAAAATCATCGATGCTCAAACTTCAAACCCAGGATACCATCtctttgaaaagagaatCAGTGGTATGTTTTTGGGTGAGTTGCTTAGAGTCACCTTGATAGACTTGTTCGAGCAAAACCACATATTTGTAGAATTATTCAAGAGTAGAGGCGGTACATTGCCCCATAGGTTGGCTGAACCTTGGTTGCTTGATGCTGAAGTATTATCTTACTTACAAATTGATGATTCAActgacttgaagatgtcagaattgattttgcaaAACCATTTGAGATTGCCAACtacaaaagaagaaagattaGTCATCCAGACTTTGACCAAGGCAATTGCGCATAGAGCCGCCTATTTGTCTGCAGTTCCTTTGGCAGCTATCGCCAGAAGGGTTGCCGAACAATATAAGGATGATGAGAACGACTTCGAATTTGGATTAGATGGTTCTGTTATTGAGTTTTACCCAGGTTTCAAGGATAGCGTCTTAGAAGCCATCAATATTATCAATCCATTAAAGGgatccaacaaaaagataCATTTAAGTATCGCTAAAGATGGAAgtggtgttggtgctgCTTTATGTGCTAGTACAGCTTTATAG
- a CDS encoding uncharacterized protein (EggNog:ENOG503P59X; COG:O), with amino-acid sequence MPDYLKRAKELISKNDFLMVSKTWCGDCQYTYRIWDKYHVKSKVHIIELDKFEDQAEASKLESAITELAGRKWVPTIYLKGQRFDEQDLKRWEAEGITENEFKKVGLL; translated from the coding sequence ATGCCAGACTACTTGAAAAGAGCTAAAGAGctcatctccaaaaacGATTTCCTTATGGTTTCCAAGACTTGGTGTGGAGACTGTCAGTATACTTACAGAATTTGGGACAAATATCATGTGAAATCCAAAGTCCATATTATCGAATTGGATAAGTTTGAGGACCAAGCAGAAGCTTCGAAATTGGAAAGCGCTATAACAGAACTTGCTGGACGTAAGTGGGTTCCTACTATATATTTGAAGGGGCAAAGGTTCGACGAACAAGACTTGAAAAGGTGGGAAGCTGAAGGTATCACTGAAaatgagttcaagaaggttgGTCTTTTGTAA
- a CDS encoding uncharacterized protein (EggNog:ENOG503NXZA; COG:L) — protein MPEVAEVAHVCAQLRRNIIGYRITGANILNDSLLFPSLKGNNEPEGEIRRINSLLDGAVVEKVGRHGKYFWIRFNNQVAMLMHFGMTGMIKLKNIDSHMVFMENGGDKKILETKVKVKEESTSGSSSKTTSKYFAKKESIKEVDNKKQEQEQEQEQWPPNFSKMELKLKKEKELDLSFVDPRRLGRIRFFTDITKDEDLFNLDPLKRQGPDYSKSGLHVTKIFEYGDPDPKRYIELLSLPEFAKLVISKKKTIKSLLLEQDYFAGVGNWVSDEILYQSRIHPGEVLSEKLDSSSPVIEALYNALISVCYTAVSVEGDVKKFPEEWLMLYRWGKRRTKQAKAKVGGHPVDFVTIGGRTACFVPKVQKKL, from the exons ATGCCTGAAGTTGCAGAA GTTGCACATGTTTGTGCTCAATTGAGACGGAATATAATAGGATACAGAATCACTGGAGCTAATATCCTCAATGATTCTTTGCTCTTCCCTAGCTTGAAAGGAAATAATGAACCTGAAGGGGAAATCAGAAGAATCAATTCTTTATTGGATGGAGCTGTTGTGGAAAAGGTGGGGAGACACGGAAAATATTTTTGGATCAGATTTAATAACCAAGTGGCAATGTTGATGCATTTTGGAATGACTGGAATGATAAAGCTAAAGAATATTGACTCGCATATGGTATTTATGGAGAATGGTGGCGACAAGAAGATACTTGAAACCAAAGTAAAGGTTAAAGAGGAGTCAACCTCAGGTTCCCTGTCCAAGACAACGTCAAAGTATTTTGCCAAAAAAGAGAGTATAAAAGAGGTGGATAATAAGAAACAGGAACAGGAACAGGAACAGGAACAATGGCCCCCCAACTTCAGCaagatggagttgaagctaaagaaggaaaaagagttggacttgtcaTTTGTGGATCCTCGAAGATTAGGAAGAATTCGTTTCTTCACTGATATAACGAAAGATGAAGACCTTTTTAATTTGGACCCACTCAAGAGGCAGGGCCCTGACTATTCAAAATCAGGACTACACGTGACCAAAATATTCGAATATGGTGATCCTGATCCAAAAAGATACATAGAATTGCTTTCTCTTCCTGAATTCGCCAAACTTGTTattctgaagaagaagactaTCAAAAGTTTGTTGCTTGAACAAGACTATTTCGCAGGAGTGGGAAACTGGGTCAGTGACGAGATTTTGTATCAATCTAGGATCCACCCCGGTGAAGTTTTGAGTGAAAAGCTTGATTCAAGCAGCCCCGTTATTGAGGCTCTTTACAATGCTCTTATAAGTGTTTGCTATACAGCTGTTTCTGTGGAAGGGGATGTAAAGAAATTTCCCGAAGAGTGGCTAATGTTGTATCGATGGGGTAAGAGAAGAACAAAGCAGGCCAAAGCCAAGGTTGGGGGACACCCCGTCGATTTTGTGACTATTGGAGGCAGAACCGCCTGTTTTGTTCCCAAAGTACAGAAAAAGCTATAA
- the MAE1 gene encoding NAD-dependent malic enzyme, mitochondrial (COG:C; EggNog:ENOG503NWPS): MLCMRRLYSTKSVHTHTIKTPVDINAAIASLKPKVTRLSNDGPIECDLTGFQLLNSPIFNKGSAFTKAERKAFGLTGLLPSQVNTLDGQVDRAYRQFSYLKSPLAKNDFCTSMRIQNKVLYYELVRRHIREMLPIIYTPTEGDAIASYSDRFRKPEGCFLDITDPDSIDERLAPYGEDKDIDYIVVSDGEGILGIGDQGVGGIRIAIAKLALMTLCGGIHPGRVLPVVLDAGTNNQKLINDDLYMGNKFPRVRGEEYWTFVDKFITAVKKRFPNAVLHYEDFGVSTGRIMLHRYRDALPSFNDDIQGTGAVVMASFLAALKFSNRRLQDSRILIYGAGSAGLGVADQIVNHMVNIGMEREDALSRIHTMDRRGLILQSFPDSSEGQIKYADPDADWENVDTKSLVECVRHVKPTLLVGCSTQAGAFTEDVIKEMYKHNSQPIVFPLSNPTRLHEAFPVDVMKWTDNNALIATGSPFEPVDGYYISENNNCFTFPGIGLGAVLSRCTTISDTMISAAVDQLSSLSPKMENPKNGLLPRLEEIDEVSAYVATAVILQSLKEGNARVELETNPDGEFVEVPRDFKKCLKWVQAQMWKPIYRPLIKVEHVPEIHTFQS; this comes from the coding sequence ATGTTGTGTATGAGAAGATTGTATTCAACGAAATCGGTTCACACCCACACTATCAAAACCCCCGTGGATATAAACGCTGCCATCGCATCATTAAAACCAAAGGTTACTCGTCTTTCAAATGATGGGCCCATCGAATGTGATTTGACAGGATTTCAATTACTTAATTCCCCAATATTTAACAAGGGGTCAGCTTTTACAAAAGCTGAGCGTAAAGCATTTGGTTTAACAGGTTTGTTGCCATCTCAGGTGAATACATTGGATGGGCAAGTTGATAGAGCTTATCGTCAGTTTTCTTATTTGAAGAGTCCTTTAGCTAAAAATGACTTCTGTACATCAATGAGAATTCAAAACAAAGTGTTATACTACGAGTTAGTCAGAAGACATATAAGAGAAATGTTACCTATTATCTATACTCCAACTGAAGGTGATGCGATTGCTTCGTATTCGGATAGATTCAGAAAGCCTGAAGGATGTTTCTTAGATATCACTGATCCTGATAGCATTGATGAACGACTTGCTCCATACGGAGAGGACAAAGATATAGATTATATTGTTGTCAGTGATGGGGAAGGAATTTTAGGAATTGGTGACCAAGGTGTTGGGGGTATTCGTATAGCCATTGCTAAATTGGCCTTGATGACTTTGTGTGGTGGTATTCACCCTGGAAGAGTTTTACCGGTGGTATTAGATGCTGGTACCAATAACCAAAAACTtatcaatgatgatttgtACATGGGAAACAAATTCCCAAGAGTTCgtggtgaagaatattGGACTTTTGTTGATAAATTTATCACAGCTGTGAAAAAGCGGTTTCCTAACGCCGTTTTGCATtatgaagattttggtgtATCAACAGGAAGAATAATGTTGCATCGTTATAGAGATGCTTTACCATCTttcaatgatgatattcAAGGTACAGGAGCTGTCGTCATGGCGTCATTCCTCGCTGCTCTTAAATTTTCCAACAGAAGGTTACAAGACAGTAGGATTTTAATTTATGGAGCTGGTCTGGCTGGTTTGGGAGTAGCAGACCAAATTGTAAACCATATGGTGAACATTGGTATGGAACGTGAGGATGCTTTGAGCAGAATCCATACTATGGATAGAAGAGGATTAATTTTACAAAGTTTTCCTGATTCTTCAGAAGGTCAAATTAAATATGCTGACCCGGATGCTGATTGGGAGAATGTTGATACGAAGAGCTTGGTGGAATGTGTTCGTCATGTGAAACCAACCCTTTTGGTTGGTTGTTCTACCCAGGCAGGTGCTTTTACTGAAGATGTTATCAAGGAAATGTATAAGCATAATTCCCAACCAATTGTGTTTCCATTGTCTAACCCTACTCGTTTGCACGAAGCTTTCCCAGTGGACGTTATGAAATGGACTGATAATAATGCTTTAATTGCCACTGGATCACCATTTGAACCCGTGGATGGTTACTATATTTCTGAAAACAATAATTGTTTTACCTTCCCTGGTATTGGATTGGGAGCAGTTTTATCTCGTTGTACTACCATTTCCGATACAATGATATCTGCTGCTGTCGACCAATTGTCGTccttatcaccaaaaatggaAAATCCTAAGAATGGATTGTTACCAAGATTGGAAGAGATTGACGAAGTTAGTGCTTATGTTGCGACTGCTGTTATCTTGCAAAGTTTGAAGGAGGGTAATGCCAGAGTTGAATTAGAGACCAATCCTGATGGAGAATTCGTCGAAGTTCCAAgagacttcaaaaagtgCTTGAAATGGGTTCAAGCACAAATGTGGAAACCAATCTACAGACCATTAATAAAGGTGGAACACGTTCCAGAGATACACACATTCCAGAGTTAA